A single Paenibacillus sp. FSL R5-0517 DNA region contains:
- a CDS encoding metal ABC transporter ATP-binding protein translates to MNDTTLSEQTPTNLNNSHLQGTLPTSAPLSVRDLAVAYHKKPVLSSVSFDIPEGQLIGILGPNGAGKSTLIKAVLGLVPKMHGEVRIFGQSYREQRRRIGYVPQRESVDWDFPTHALDVVMMGRYGHLGWFRRPGKKERDLAAHCLEQVGMGDYMYRQISQLSGGQQQRVFLARALVQDADLYFMDEPFAGVDATTEKAIISLLEQLKKQGKTVLVVHHDLATVEEYFDHVLLLNGRLVAGGPTSEVFVPDTLQETYGGRIAMIGSRTEKGQV, encoded by the coding sequence ATGAATGATACAACTTTATCGGAACAAACTCCTACGAATCTGAACAACAGCCACTTGCAGGGAACGCTGCCTACGTCGGCTCCTCTTAGTGTGAGGGATCTGGCCGTGGCCTATCACAAAAAGCCGGTGCTTAGCAGCGTATCCTTCGATATCCCTGAAGGGCAGCTTATCGGAATACTCGGACCGAATGGTGCCGGAAAATCAACCCTGATCAAAGCCGTTCTGGGACTGGTACCGAAGATGCATGGTGAGGTACGGATCTTCGGACAATCGTACCGGGAACAACGTCGTCGCATCGGTTATGTACCCCAACGGGAATCGGTCGACTGGGATTTCCCTACGCATGCACTCGATGTAGTCATGATGGGACGGTATGGTCATCTGGGCTGGTTCCGTCGTCCGGGGAAAAAGGAGCGGGACCTGGCAGCACACTGCCTGGAACAAGTCGGCATGGGCGATTACATGTACCGGCAGATCAGCCAGCTGTCGGGTGGACAGCAGCAACGTGTCTTTCTGGCGCGGGCACTCGTGCAAGACGCAGATCTGTATTTCATGGATGAGCCGTTTGCAGGTGTGGATGCCACCACGGAGAAAGCGATCATTTCCCTGTTGGAGCAGTTGAAGAAACAAGGCAAGACGGTACTTGTCGTTCACCATGATCTGGCGACAGTCGAGGAATACTTCGACCATGTGCTGCTGCTCAATGGACGACTGGTGGCTGGCGGACCGACAAGTGAAGTATTTGTACCAGATACACTGCAAGAGACGTACGGAGGCCGGATTGCCATGATCGGAAGCCGGACGGAGAAAGGCCAGGTGTAG
- a CDS encoding metal ABC transporter permease, translating to MWNWIIAILSDPNTRWILLGCLLLGFSSGIIGSFTFLRKQSLMGDTLAHAALPGICIAFMLTETKSVGLFLFGALVAGIVATFGISWITRYSRIKQDAAMGIVLTVFFGIGVVMLTRIQHGASGSQSGLDKYLFGQAASMVMTDVYVMGGVCLVLLIACLAWFKEFKLVSFDPGFARGMGLPVAMLEQLILLLTVIAVVAGIQAVGVVLVAALLVTPAAAARCWTDSLALMVVLAGIFGALSGATGTIFSTLVPNLPTGPVTVLAATVLFAGSALLAPRRGLLARRLRSIQAKSAYMREERATLQTLATQRNQQERGEM from the coding sequence ATGTGGAACTGGATCATTGCCATCTTGTCCGACCCCAATACCCGTTGGATATTGCTTGGCTGTCTGTTGCTCGGATTCAGTAGTGGAATTATTGGCTCCTTCACCTTCCTTCGTAAGCAGAGTCTGATGGGGGACACCCTTGCTCATGCTGCTCTGCCTGGGATCTGTATTGCATTTATGTTAACGGAAACGAAGTCTGTAGGGTTATTCCTGTTCGGTGCTCTGGTGGCAGGTATCGTTGCTACCTTCGGAATTTCGTGGATTACACGCTACTCCCGGATCAAACAGGATGCGGCGATGGGCATTGTGTTGACCGTATTTTTCGGGATTGGTGTAGTGATGCTGACGCGCATCCAGCATGGAGCGAGCGGAAGCCAAAGCGGACTTGATAAATATTTGTTTGGGCAGGCGGCATCCATGGTCATGACGGATGTGTATGTCATGGGTGGTGTATGTCTCGTATTGCTGATTGCCTGTCTGGCCTGGTTCAAGGAATTCAAACTGGTGAGTTTTGACCCGGGATTTGCACGAGGTATGGGACTGCCAGTAGCCATGTTAGAGCAGCTCATCCTGCTCTTGACGGTGATCGCGGTGGTGGCCGGGATTCAGGCCGTTGGTGTGGTGCTTGTTGCAGCCTTGCTGGTAACTCCGGCAGCAGCGGCACGTTGCTGGACCGACTCACTCGCACTGATGGTGGTGTTGGCAGGCATATTTGGTGCATTGAGTGGAGCAACAGGAACCATCTTCAGCACGCTTGTACCTAATCTGCCGACAGGACCTGTAACCGTTCTTGCGGCTACGGTGTTGTTTGCCGGATCAGCCTTGCTCGCACCGCGTCGTGGATTATTAGCCAGGCGGTTACGTAGTATTCAGGCGAAGTCCGCATATATGCGTGAAGAGCGGGCTACACTTCAGACTCTCGCCACACAGCGGAATCAGCAGGAACGGGGGGAGATGTAA
- a CDS encoding zinc ABC transporter substrate-binding protein, with the protein MVKMRSIQRGVITLAVLVLVVVLSACSSDAETSNDGKLQVTATTGMIADVAREVGGAYVEVTGLMGPGVDPHLYKASQGDIRKLEQAKVIFYNGLHLEGKMTDILEKMSSSKLVTAVTETIPVEELHSGKDTGGTEYDPHVWFNVSHWMHATEAVRDTLVEADPDHAEEYKAQAEAYLAKLKDLDTEVREKILEIPEASRVLVTAHDAFGYFGQAYGMKVMGLQGISTAAEYGAKDVSELRDYLVDNHIKAVFVESSVPAKAMEAIIAGAAQKGHTVNIGGELFSDAMGAEGTEEGTYIGMIRHNVETIVEALK; encoded by the coding sequence ATGGTGAAGATGAGGAGTATTCAGAGGGGAGTCATCACGCTAGCGGTTCTGGTGCTGGTTGTCGTACTTTCAGCATGTTCAAGTGATGCGGAGACGAGCAACGACGGCAAGCTGCAAGTAACCGCTACAACGGGCATGATCGCTGACGTAGCACGTGAGGTAGGCGGAGCATATGTTGAGGTTACCGGGCTCATGGGCCCGGGCGTTGACCCCCACTTGTACAAGGCATCCCAAGGTGATATTCGCAAGCTGGAACAAGCAAAAGTCATTTTCTATAATGGACTGCATCTCGAAGGCAAAATGACAGACATTTTGGAGAAAATGTCCTCAAGCAAGCTGGTTACAGCCGTTACAGAGACCATTCCAGTCGAGGAGTTACACTCAGGCAAAGATACAGGCGGCACCGAATATGACCCACACGTCTGGTTTAACGTCAGCCACTGGATGCATGCGACAGAAGCTGTACGCGATACACTCGTGGAGGCGGACCCGGATCATGCGGAAGAATACAAGGCTCAGGCAGAGGCATACCTGGCGAAGCTCAAAGATCTGGATACCGAGGTACGTGAGAAGATTCTGGAGATTCCGGAAGCAAGCCGGGTATTGGTCACGGCACATGATGCATTTGGGTATTTCGGTCAAGCTTATGGCATGAAAGTGATGGGGCTTCAGGGCATTAGTACAGCAGCCGAATACGGTGCAAAAGATGTTAGCGAACTGAGGGATTATCTCGTGGATAACCATATCAAAGCCGTTTTTGTTGAATCAAGTGTGCCTGCCAAAGCGATGGAAGCCATTATTGCCGGAGCAGCTCAAAAAGGGCATACAGTGAACATTGGTGGAGAACTGTTCTCGGATGCCATGGGGGCTGAAGGAACGGAAGAAGGCACATACATCGGTATGATTCGCCACAATGTTGAGACGATTGTAGAAGCCCTGAAATAA
- a CDS encoding metal ABC transporter permease, which translates to MATFWIILTAVLVSSACAILGCFLILRRMALVGDAISHAVLPGIAIAFLWSGSRDSLWMLLGATVFGLLTVFFIQSLQAGGLSSDASIGIVFTALFAVGVILISLNAQHIDLDLDCVLFGEIAYVQWDTLTLGGTDVGPRAVWMLGITLLVILVVIGLFYKQFKLCAFDPALAAACGIPVVLFHYLLMGLVSMTSVASFESVGSILVVGMLIVPAATAYLLTDRLGKMILYAVLIGAASSVGGYIMAYALDASIAGCMVAVAGILFVLALLLSPKHGIVFRYARRKFAAR; encoded by the coding sequence ATGGCAACATTTTGGATTATCTTGACGGCCGTACTGGTTTCTTCTGCCTGCGCCATCCTCGGTTGTTTTCTGATCCTGCGGCGAATGGCTCTGGTCGGTGATGCGATCAGCCATGCGGTTCTCCCTGGTATTGCGATTGCTTTCCTGTGGAGCGGTTCCAGAGATTCGTTATGGATGCTGCTCGGTGCCACCGTGTTTGGTCTACTGACGGTATTCTTCATACAGAGTTTGCAGGCGGGTGGACTCTCGTCAGATGCCTCCATCGGAATTGTGTTCACAGCACTCTTCGCAGTAGGCGTCATTCTGATTAGTCTAAACGCTCAGCACATCGATCTGGATCTGGACTGTGTCTTGTTCGGCGAGATCGCTTATGTGCAGTGGGATACGCTAACCCTTGGGGGCACAGATGTGGGGCCGAGGGCAGTCTGGATGCTTGGTATCACGTTACTCGTTATCCTCGTCGTCATTGGGCTGTTCTACAAACAGTTCAAGCTATGTGCCTTCGATCCGGCGCTGGCTGCTGCCTGTGGCATTCCAGTAGTGCTGTTCCACTATCTGCTCATGGGACTCGTTTCCATGACATCCGTAGCTTCATTTGAAAGTGTGGGTTCAATTCTCGTGGTGGGCATGCTGATTGTACCTGCGGCGACGGCGTACCTGCTCACAGATCGTCTGGGCAAAATGATTCTGTATGCCGTCTTGATCGGAGCAGCTTCCTCGGTTGGGGGTTACATCATGGCATACGCCCTGGATGCTTCCATCGCGGGCTGCATGGTGGCAGTAGCTGGGATTTTGTTTGTTCTCGCACTGCTGCTGTCCCCGAAACATGGCATCGTATTCCGTTACGCTCGTCGCAAATTCGCAGCACGGTAA